From Periophthalmus magnuspinnatus isolate fPerMag1 chromosome 1, fPerMag1.2.pri, whole genome shotgun sequence:
GCAAGGAGGTAGTTTGTTGATAAATGCTTGTTACACCAGggcactgttgttttgtgttttgcaggTTTTGTATGAGGACAGTCAGATGGTGGCCCTCACTGCTCCGTACATCGCTGGGTTTCTGGCCTTTAGAGAAACACCTTTTCTCCTGGAGGCTCTGAAGAGGCTGGAAAAGAACAAGCCAGAACTCATGCCTCAGGTTAGAGTCGTGCAATACAAGCATATTAGTTATATCTCATCTGTTATGGGCTACTGTGTTTTAGGCAGTGGTGGGATGTAACAAAGTAtagtacacatttttaaagaggatactttttacttttacttcactacatttgagagcaggtatctgtactttctactccactgtatttttgaacaggactgaaaaggaaagtattttttattattgtttgagacctgctgaaaaggctgagggtttatttttaacacattcatagtttgagcaaacaaaatatacaaagaaaaacagtgaggaaaaaaacaattgattcagttgtttctgttgaacaaacttcagcacaaatctttatcaaaatcactacagttGAAGTTTCATTACATCTCAGAATccacacaaaatacttttactttttactctttaagttcatttttaaacaggtactttaatacttttacttttttcatgtgatacttctttcaccactgaTTTTTgggtagtaataataatacagtaggTGTAAAAGGTGCAGTGCATAATGTTTTTGGTGGAGCAtactttattctttattttggaTTACCATTAGGTATTACTAGCTTATCTCCATGATGataatttacataaaaactgttttgttttttctgtgtagGTGGTGTTTGTGGATGGGAATGGTCTTTTCCATTACAGaggttaatatttttatttatgtgtttaagttcatatttatattatgacttatacatttttgactgttgtagtttatttatgtatgggGCAACTGTAGAGAAATTGTTGGAGAATTTCCATTTCTGTGCTGGACTGTGGGATCTCACTGGCAGCTCAGTCCAGCACATGGATTGGAATTTCCATAGTGGTCCTGTAGTGCACTCTGTTAGGGCTCTCTTCATTTGTTAGGTCGtttaagttgtaaaaaaaaaaaacatgattctaGTTATGCTCATAATAAGGGCTTCAAAAGTATCATCAAGTCATATGGACCGTCATAATCAATGAACAGAGTCACTGTGTTATGCCTGCGTGTCACTTGTCAAACATTGAGCAGAGACAGACCATTGTGTGTGAGGAAACCTTTGAATTTCTTTAACAGAGTTCGGTCTTGCTTGTCATCTGGGCGTGTTGTCAGGGTTACCATGTGTCGGGGTGGCCAAAAACCTGCTGCAGGTGGAGGGTGTGTACAAGAACGAGGAGCATCAGTCACAGGTGGGTATTATATCACCTCTGCATCACAGTTACACTGAAAAAGTTAATATCTAGCATGAGTTCAAATGACTTTATGAGTATTGACCTGTTTTCTACTTTAGTATTCCTTtctattttttcctttaatgcAAATTATCTGGTTTATTACATTGGTTTAATTTCTGCTAATGACAAAGCAATGGCAGAGGGGCAAAAAGGGCAACATCTCCACTTGTTTGTTATTGTGTTTAGTCCCTGAACATATTGCTTTGTGCGGGGCTGTTCTGGCGGCTTTCACTCTGTGACTTTTACTGCAGCCAAGGCCTCCCGGTGTAACTAATGATCTTGCGGTTTTCTGAATACAAATAagccacaaacaaaaaacctaTTGGTTAAAGCACACCTCTGGGAGCACAGAAAAATGATTTGGCTTTCATTAATATGCAAATGTTGACTTTGTTTTTAGTGCCTGGGTGACCTGTAAGACGAAAACAAGGTAGAGAGAAGTGTAGCTGGTGATGTACAGACTTCTGAATTCTGTCttgaataatatatattttagttttgaagGTGTTAAAAGTAGTTAAAGGTAGAATATGTTTGTATAGATTTAATGAGGATGCAGCGCCATAAGGTGAGGTGAAGGcaacaaaaatagaaaatagatgTAATTTTATACAGGAGAGGTCAAGGCACTCCCATACAAAGAGatgttttcagttatttttcagataactataaaaatgaaatgggtAAACAAGCCTTTGACTGAAGTTGgagtaaaaaattcaaactactttgttgtttttattacaaagcAGTAAGAATTTAATGTTTAAGCAAGCAAGCACCTCATTGCAAGCAACTCATTGTAAGAAATCATCATTGAATACCGGCTATAATACAACTGTGAACCCATATAAATagttggaagggcatctggagtaaaatCAGTGTTTCAATCACTGCACGCTATGAGGCAGAAGGATTACAAACAAAAGGCAAGTGCTCTGTAAAGTGCTGCCGTAGGTTTGCAGCTTATGTTGTCATACTTTTGTATTACTTTTAGAGCCGATGATGCAACCGAGCTACCAAAAAGATTAATATCaaagttttataaatattaCAGCTTATGAAACCTGGAGGTCAAAAAGTCAAAAGGCACAGTTTGCTCATAAAATGTTCAAAGTGTAAGTTTTATACTCCTACCACacaaggctaaaacaatagccgcTGGCTTTTAGCAAGACGTGCTTTATATTAAAGGCATTTTGAGTGTGAAATAATGTACTGATGGTGTGTGAACTTTAAAACCCCAGatcttgtttgtgttttatcttGACAAGGAGACGGATGTCAACTGTAGAACTATTGTAGTTCTAAAAGACCCGGAAAGAAACCATTAATTTAATCTTAATTAGggaaatgtcaaaaatgtaagTATTGAGTAATGTGACAAGTGCCATTACATTTTGACTTGGCAAGACGCAGACAGACATGAAAGAAAAGTGTTGATAGGCTTTACTGAATGAGTCTTTGGTGCTCAAACCCCAGCAGAAGACATTGTGATGAAGGGCGTGCCAGTTAGATAATGTTCGGGAGATGTCTTTCCCCTGGGGActggacactggaggtggtCGAGGTGATGCTGAGGGGAGTGAAGGGACGATGACTTGATGAGAAGCCGAGGGGGTGCTGGGGAGGTGGTGAGGCGCGGCACGAACTGAAGTGGCCGTGTGTCTGCGATGGGGTTTAAATAGGGCTGACTGATGGGAAGAGGATGAATTCACACTAGCTCCATTTTTACGATTATTGACATCGTGGCCAAAAGCTGTGAATTATTAATTACGTAAATTTAATGGCTTAtttctgcatctaaaatttGAATACATATTATTTTGTCGTTCTTACAATTTTATTATGACCTTAAATGTCAATTACCCACATAATCTTGACATCcccattatatatttttttttcacacagacTTGCCGTTAAGTTTATATGTGCACAAAAGTTTATATATATGCACAAAACTTTCTGTCTGTCCCAGTCTTTATCACTGGGAGGACCTGACGTTACACTGTTCTTCCACAGATTGCTGCGAATGCCTTCATTATTCCGCAGGAAACTGACAAACTGGAGACGTCATACTGTTGCATTATTGTATTAACTTTTTAATCTGATGATTCATCCAAAGTTTAAAGCCAAAGTTACGAAAGAGGTTCGATAGATTTAGCAGTTGCAGGCTTATTCAAATCTCTGCCGGTGCCCTCTCCTTGCATAACCCCAAACTTTTGACATagcattattataatttaattccCTGTGTCCGTCTCCTTCAGTTAGTGTGAGTCGTGCCTCTTGACGtcaattttttttgcttttgtgtacatttatttttcattttcttgtaTCATTTACTAGTCTATAATACATGGATTAAAAGTTTTCACTCCAAGCACCAGATTATGTAATATTTGGGTTTGCAGGGTCCACCTCCAGGATTAAACCTAAAACTAAATCTGGATTTAGCTAGGTCTAAAACACACATAACAACATCAGCATGGGTGTGTTTGGCaactaaaactaattaaaaacatatttgtaacatCGGCTTTTGGGTTtgacattatcacattattatGTCATATCATTAtcacatgtattatttttacaacCCTTTATACAGAGCTAGTGTGCATACTTCTAGTTTATTCtaaatagaaaaatacatttttcaacaacacaactccactaTTACAGAACGTCACAGTCTGGAGTTGCCCTGTATCTTGTCTGCACCTGCCCCTCCTGCCCTCTGctcgtgtctctgctcctgccctCTGCTCGTGTCTCTGCTCCTATCTCTACTCCTCTTCTGTTTGATGAACTGATGTTATTGATGACCTGCTCTGTCGGTTTCTCTTCTGCCGTGTTGGCTCTTGTCCTGCTTCTTCCTTCACACCAGCCAAACCACTATATTTTAACTCAACACTGCAGGTTAGGACCAAGtgtaaagtgcaaataaataaaaagtcaagaCAACACAGAAGTtctcaaaatatgactgtgaaagtgtgtgcatgttttttttttttctatttgtctGTAAATGCTGTCCAATTCAGCATCTGTAACAGTATTCAGATAACTTGGATGGTAGTAGTGAACCTGTTAAGCACATAAgaatttggtttagtcctggtttagtcttggtttagtcctggtttagtgctggtttccacccagttttgtcctggctTGTCTTTCTTTCCCTCATGGATGGTTACCCACGATCAACGTTTTATTCActtttcatttctttatttaaattGCACATTCTCCCAACTTTTTTGTCCTTCTATGTTGTACTTCACACACTCTTTAGGACTGTCtcccctctgtgtctccctAGCTCTTACCTGTAATCcgtcacagaggagcagacaagcCATTCATCATCAGGGCTAAGCTTCTCTCCACCGCTCTGCCCCAtaacccacaatgcacctgtcACAGCGTCACTGACTTTGTGTTGCCTTTATCAAAACTTAACAGAATTAagacaaaaaatacagtaaagacATGGATCAAAAATGTGTGGAAGGATTtggtctcaaactgtggtactgTGTGCTTCTTGGAAATCAGCAGTTCGTACTTTAAGATATTTAAAAGTTTGATATAGTTGGCGAACGTTGATTAGTGCTTAGTCCtgtatagtccttgtttatgcCTGTCTTAAACAACAAGTGAATATCCACATGAGTTGAAATGACTTTTATCTTAAACACCTGTCTTGTTTTGATTAATTTATGATTTATAACAATGAGGCGACTCCATAAATAAAAGGCAAGGCAAAGTCGTGTGCagagatatgtttaaaaagtcaaataatcTAGATTCAAATAGTAAATTAACCAGatatgtattttgtattgtaatCTGTAATTAGACATGTATAGAGTCTACATGTGCTTCTTACTTTGCCCTCACAGGACCACTGCTACTTTTCACAAACATAACATTATAAAGATTACAAATGGAGAAATCAATGTTTGGCTTGAAAGGGTGTTAACTGAGTTTGGGGTGAGGCTGATGGATGATTGCAGAGGGACTGTTGTTTCTTTCAGATTGATTCAGACAAACAAGAAGCCGCTGTTTATAATCGCCTTCAGGACACGGTGGACAGGGTTTTGTTTAGGGGGATTCATGGCCTTCATTTGCTCTTTAAACTCTGTCAACACTTATCTCATTTGTTTAGTTCAGGGTCTTATAAACTTAATTAAGGTGTGAATCTCATTCGGTGCAATGCATgttaattacattttgtttgtcttgttaTGTCATTACTCTGCTCATTccttcatttaaaacaagacttgcttgtttttttcctctttgtactaaataatacaatatttacTCCACAGCTAAAATGTACTATATAATCTTAAGTACTTATCAAATCATTTCAGTCATTTATGTGGCCATACCAGCTTGTCAATGCCTGAtaccaccgagtgtggagtgaatgaataatgctctgtaaagcactttgggtgtcttgaaatgtgctatatgaaTCCAttgattaataaataaaattcatatATTCATGAATAATTGTAACAATAATTGATATTTCTTCTTCCCACATTAATCACAACACTAACAATTGATATCAGCACCATCAAGGCAACATTAAGAATGCTATATATTACAGTACAAGTATTTAATCCCTCCAACAACTATCACTATCTCTGTTTATTCATTTAGTACTAGGTGGGCGCTATTAGTGGTGTATTCAAATTTATTGCAATCTAGCCAATTGCTTGTGTGTAATTGTCACAAAAAGcttgatgtttttgatgaagaaacagtgTCCAAACATAAATGACCAGAACAAAAGCCTCTGAAGTGTCCTTTGAGCGCtaatagattttagtttttgctTTGGTTGactttgatatttttcttttctgcttGTTCAGATCACTGCTCTGCAAAAAGGAGGAGACAGCTTCCCCCTCACAGCCTCCTCGGGCAAAGTGCTTGGAAAGGTAAAACAAAGGACAACAAATCAAAGGTACATATTAAAGACTGGGAGAGAGGCTGCTGACTGCACACTATGTCCACTCTGTTTCCTGAAGGCATTACGCAGCAGTGAGAAGAGCTCCAAGCCAGTGTACGTTTCCATCGGACACAAGATCAGCTTGGACACAGCAGTGAGGCTCACACACTGCTGCTGCCGCTACAGGGTGCCCGAGCCCATCCGACAGGTACTATACACACGGAGACGTCACATATAACTTTATACAATGAAACACATTTGGTAGTTATGGTTAGGGCTGAGAAAATTGACAACATTGAATCGTAATCTGACCTTGCGACACTGCGGCAGTCTTCTTTTCCTCACCTACTCCTCCTGTTCATCGGTTTCAgctcctgttatatgcaacgtGTGGAGGActtttttccacattcaaaagatatgatattttgttgtaaattgttAACAGCTACAGGAACGATCGCAATTTTTCATTATCCTGAAACCCACGGATTGGTCAGTTCAAGTCAGTAAAGTTTAAACTCTCAAAAGACGATTAATCAGTCTTTTTTATAACAtgctgtcatgatgtcagtttccctgtcctcccgtgctctctccccctcccctacctgtgtgtctggagctgggtggagtgcctgactcctcccgtgcacacctggggtgcatcagcctaatcaccaccacctgctgctgagtacaagaaggcttggcagtctacactcggtgccagaccgtccgcgtgtaaaacgtgaatgtttcttgctaagctttgttatatggtactttccggcaaatgctcatttggatttatgcaccctccagattcctgcctctactcgcccagctcctgccgccacgttccagtcccggtatcgcttccagctcgtcttgtctcctgctcgtctcgtctcctgctcgtctcgtctcctgcccgtctcgtctcctgctcgtctcgtctcctgtccggtcctggtctctggtttgtcacccgctccccgctctggtcttcgtctgatccgcctgccctggtaccgcacctgcttctatccccgtcctggtcctgtcctgcccgcctctacctgcaccgcacccgcctgacccgtctcccgctccccggttcctgtacctgctcttgtgacctgtttaaagactgcattttcaccgctgtaaataaacactgttaaaactgctctggtctgcatcctttggtcctatccgcaccgttacgacagaacggtctggccactatggaccaagcaggctcagatccggaccagatgcgccgcctcacgcactctcaccccgaggcggtgctgggtcagcacgaacaatccattcgaactctattggagctaaatcagacattgtcccagcaggtggcacagcttaaccaccaggtggccgcgctcctcgtcaccccgcctgctgcagctggagcgccaccacgcctcccggagccgagaggcacggatccggagccgtatgctggacaacctcacctctgtcgcggattcctgttccagtgcgagttcatgttccagcaatgcccttctcgtttcagctcgggggccaccaagatccgatatatatgtggattactccggggcagagctctccagtgggcagaggcgcgcctaatgaagacgtctgtggatagcctggattttaatgaatttgtgtccacgtttaagctggtgtttgaccacccgcactaccaggacaatgctgcctcccggttattgactctcagccagggctccaggacggtagcggattattccattgaattctggacacatgcggcggagctggactggacggacagcgcgctgcgggctgtgtttgtgcggggcctgaacgagactttgaaagatgaattggtttcccgggacgaaccccccgacctgcggaccctcatctccctcactcaccgtatagacaaccgcctacgggctcgtcgccgagagagacgccggtcaccggtcccgccggagccacgcgctgccccgcccccgccggatgagcccatgcaactcgacaggacccttgtgtcgaccgaggagcgtcaacggaggcgtcgtctggccggggcttgcctctactgcggtgagcgcggacattatgtggtcacttgcccagttcggccaaaagggggggcccaccagtagcactgggagtactggtgggcgagcaacacatcctggactcttctaatagactgcggctcagcgccaccctgtgcgttcgcacagagaccttatgcgtttccgcccttatcgactccggggctgagagggactttattgatgcccaagtcgcggagcagctcggggtctacctggagcccctcgaacgccccttaaatgcccaggggctcaatggacgttttctggggcacatcactcacatcacagaacctgtcaccgtgattctgtccggcaaccaccaagagaaccgtcagtttcatgtcctgtcctcctccgcttctcctctggtccttggttacccctggctacgcgcccacaaccctgttttcgattgggccaggggcggagtttcgggctggagtcccgattgccacgccaagtgccttcggtccgccctccctccggccgggaggtctgttcctgtcgctgatccgtccccagacacccccaatctgtcctcggtgcctgctgaatatcacgacctgggggaggtttttagcaagagcaaggccctctctttaccgccccaccgtccatatgactgcgccattgacctcctgccgggtgccccactaccatctagcaggctatataacctgtctaaacctgaacgcgagtcaatggaggactatatccgtgggtccctggctgccggaatcatccgcccgtccacttcacccgtgggagcggggttcttctttgtggctaagaaggacaaatccctgcggccttgcattgattaccggggtctgaacaatataaccgtaaagaataaatacccgcttcccttactggactcggcatttacgcccctccacggtgcgaccatcttctcaaagttggatttgcggaatgcgtaccacctggtgcgcatcagggagggagacgaatggaagacggccttcaagacacccctgggacatttcgaatacttggttatgcccttcggtctcaccaacgcccctgccgtattccaagccctcatcaacgatgtgctccgtgatttccttaaccgattcgtctttgtttacttggatgacatcttgattttctcgcggtccccccaggagcatcatcagcacgttcgccaggttctccagcgcctcctcgagaataaactgttcgtgaaagctgagaaatgcgagtttcacgcagaggaggtcagctttttgggcttcattgtggggcggggccaagtaagagctgaccctgaaaagatccaggctgtcactgagtggcccgttcccaccagccggagacagctccagagatttatcggctttgccaatttttatagacgtttcatccgggattttagtagggttatctcgcccttaactaaactcacctctcctgctttgccgtttgcctggtctcctgaggcgcagacagccttcgagaagcttaagagactatttacctccgctcccatcctgcaccagcccgacccttcacggcaattcatcgtggaggtcgacgcctccgactcgggagtgggggccgtgctttcgcagaggttcgacccccacaaccgcctctgtccctgcgccttcttttcccggcgattgtcctcggccgaggtcaattatgatgtgggggatcgggagctccttgccgtaaagctggccttggaggagtggcgccactggctcgaaggggcggagcaaccattcatcgtctggaccgaccataaaaacttggagtacatccagtccgccaggcgcctcaatccccgtcaagctcgttggtccctcttcttcagccgcttcaactttctcctcacctaccgccccggatctcggaacgtcaaaccagatgccctctcccgccagttcgccctggaggatagcccggtcaccgcagaaacaattatcccctcctcgtgtgtggtggccgcggtccattgggatatcgaggacaccgtccgagaggcccagaccaacgaccccgacccaggtaacggccctccagataaactgtttgttcccgattctgtccggtctcaggtgctccagtgggtccatgcctcccgtttcgcctgccatcctggtgccggtcgctctctctccctcctcaggagacgcttctggtggcccacgatggacacagacacccgggcttatgtcgccgcctgccaggtatgtgctcgggccaaggcctcccactcacccccttctggtctcttgcatcctctcccagttcctcgtcgcccttggtcccacatcgccttggacttcgtgacgggccttcccccttcccaggggaacacggtggttctcaccattgtggaccgcttctccaaggccgcccatttcgttgccctgcctaagctccccacagccaaagaaactgccgaccagctgaccagtcatgtcttccgactccacggcatcccggtggacatcgtgtccgacagagggacccaattcacctctcaggtatggcggtctttctgcgacagtttgggggccacggttagcctcacgtccgggttccatccacaatctaatgggcagacggagcgggccaaccaagacctggagtcggccctacggtgcacagcctccgccaaccccgcgacctggagtactcacctaccctggatagagtacgctcacaactccctcgtgagttccgccactggtatgtcccccttcgaggcatcgctgggatatcaaccccctctctttcccacggaggagagggacctcgccgtcccgtctgttcagcgccatctccagcgctgtcgccggatctggaagaaggccagggcggcccttcttcgggctggagcgcgcactaaggcgacggccgatcgccaccgtgtcccggcgcccgtataccaacctggccagatggtttggctctccgccaagacggtcccgctgaagacggactcccgtaagctgtccccccgattcctgggaccgtttaagatcatgaggatcataaatccatcggcggtgcgcctccagttacccccgtctctccggattcatccgacctttcacgtctcccaggttaaaccagtccggaccagcgacctgtgccctccggccgatcccccaccgcccgcccgagtcattgacggccacccggcgttcaccgtccgccgcctgattgacgttcgtcgccgtggtaggggcctccagtacctcgtcgattgggagggttacggtccggaggagcgatcctgggtgcccagggcacgcattctggaccccgacatggtgagagacttccaccgcgctcatcctgacaagcctgggggtccaccaggaggtggaccttagggggggggtactgtcatgatgtcagtttccctgtcctcccgtgctctctccccctcccctacctgtgtgtctggagctgggtggagtgcctgactcctcccgtgcacacctggggtgcatcagcctaatcaccaccacctgctgctgagtacaagaaggcttggcagtctacactcggtgccagaccgtccgcgtgtaaaacgtgaatgtttcttgctaagctttgttatatggtactttccggcaaatgctcatttggatttatgcaccctccagattcctgcctctactcgcccagctcctgccgccacgttccagtcccggtatcgcttccagctcgtcttgtctcctgctcgtctcgtctcctgctcgtctcgtctcctgcccgtctcgtctcctgctcgtctcgtctcctgtccggtcctggtctctggtttgtcacccgctccccgctctggtcttcgtctgatccgcctgccctggtaccgcacctgcttctatccccgtcctggtcctgtcctgcccgcctctacctgcaccgcacccgcctgacccgtctcccgctccccggttcctgtacctgctcttgtgacctgtttaaagactgcattttcaccgctgtaaataaacactgttaaaactgctctggtctgcatcctttggtcctatccgcaccgttacgacacatgCAAAGATTTTAACGCAACATCCTTTGGACGTCACATGTTAAAAACAATCCCAAGCACGCACCCAGTCTCTATTATGTAAgtttgtacagattttagtctcCTTAGTCTGACAAATACCCATCCAGATAGGcctgtaacatatttagaagtttgatatatcgctgaagtaaatacagacgataaacgataatattgaaagtaatttatgccactaacacaataacccaagagcagatttaaaaccgcaaaaacttaaaaaatcatgagctggaataaataaatagcacaaaGAAACATTTTAGTTCTTAGTTTGGGTCAGTATTGAGTTAgaaattc
This genomic window contains:
- the LOC117371279 gene encoding endonuclease V-like, whose amino-acid sequence is MSAFPTEELEQKWKREQDRLRQLVVDQDTEHWQKTQDFSGLERVGGVDLSFIRGDEVNACAQLVVLSYPQLEVLYEDSQMVALTAPYIAGFLAFRETPFLLEALKRLEKNKPELMPQVVFVDGNGLFHYREFGLACHLGVLSGLPCVGVAKNLLQVEGVYKNEEHQSQITALQKGGDSFPLTASSGKVLGKALRSSEKSSKPVYVSIGHKISLDTAVRLTHCCCRYRVPEPIRQADFRSREYLRVHFPAANT